Proteins encoded by one window of Esox lucius isolate fEsoLuc1 chromosome 4, fEsoLuc1.pri, whole genome shotgun sequence:
- the LOC105028543 gene encoding signal-transducing adaptor protein 1, which yields MAAPSRQVHRRRDTITALPLYYSGHLHKKYTGEKDFKKFYGELRGSTIFLYTDDMNETYSEKLDLRTLKSMVMESPYKKQRPTVYTLNLSNEEVQLKVDSPDTGEEWRGFILTVATKEIPNKLQLLPGQMLRLQEVLSEEQKRQAIRPPLFPPTSHYINHSASSPASSPASSPASDSYDDILSGVPLCFFPVSRQEAENMLKENPSYGSIILRPSTDNVNYAISVRQDKPSGQVMKNYKVLSTGTGFVIELNDPVTVLSLAEAVNHFQKVTDFHLSPYQVPQPYDTCIELPHARPHLPSKTVPRARVAPMIRTQSPARDTSPSNPAPPTSNEYLQPDDIVSPDPRNIDQELYAVLQKRRKEIYTESTLPVNDDKTYMV from the exons ATGGCAGCCCCCTCCAGACAGGTGCACAGGAGGAGGGACACCATCACAGCTCTGCCCCTGTACTACTCAGGGCACCTCCACAAGAAATACACCGGAGAGAAG GACTTCAAGAAATTTTACGGAGAGCTCCGTGGATCTACAATCTTTCTGTACACAGATGATATGAATGAAACT TACTCAGAGAAACTGGACCTTCGGACGTTGAAGTCCATGGTAATGGAGTCTCCCTACAAAAAGCAGAGGCCGACCGTCTACACTCTCAACCTGTCCAATGAGGAAGTGCAGCTAAAG GTGGACAGCCCTGATActggagaggaatggagaggcTTCATCCTGACTGTGGCCACC AAGGAGATCCCCAATAAGTTGCAGTTGCTCCCGGGTCAGATGCTTAGGCTGCAGGAGGTTCTCTCTGAAGAGCAAAAGAGACAGGCCATCCGTCCTCCCCTGttcccccccacctcccactACATCAATCACTCCGCCTCCTCACCTGCCTCCTCACCTGCCTCCTCACCTGCCTCCGACAGCTATGATGACATCCTCTCAGGAGTCCCCTT gTGTTTCTTCCCAGTGTCTCGCCAGGAGGCAGAGAACATGTTGAAGGAGAACCCCAGTTATGGGAGCATCATCCTCCGCCCCTCGACAGACAACGTTAACTACGCCATCAGCGTTAGACAGGACAAGCCCAG TGGCCAGGTGATGAAGAACTACAAAGTGCTTTCCACAGGCACAGGCTTCGTCATTGAACTAAATGACCCG GTGACCGTCCTTTCCCTGGCGGAGGCTGTGAATCACTTCCAGAAGGTGACAGATTTCCATTTGTCCCCGTACCAGGTTCCCCAGCCCTATGACACCTGTATTG AGCTGCCACACGCCCGGCCGCATTTGCCCTCCAAAACCGTCCCCCGGGCCAGAGTGGCACCGATGATCCGCACACAGTCCCCAGCGAGGGACACCTCTCCCTCCAATCCAGCCCCGCCGACAAGCAACGAATATCTGCAACCAGACGACATAGTAAGCCCAG ACCCCAGAAACATTGATCAGGAGCTCTACGCAGTGTTACagaagagaaggaaggagatcTACACTGAATCCACACTTCCAGTTAACGACGACAAAACATACATGGTGTAA
- the LOC105028535 gene encoding uncharacterized protein LOC105028535 isoform X2 codes for MDGVLPDLTCSICLELLNDPHQFPCGHSYCFSCINSMRNHNNYSCPECRREFTNGGDIVRNYRLASIANTFREHKPKAGDSVVKGSERSSTGVSWPQLLFILTTVTVLLKVYTLWGTAEEEDGTTIKIHPDKQPNQGGFSLVAVAWSLVYLLSLLLQVLWLPLWGIWLSVSLLLSLVVWCVEFIMSCILLVIDVFFKAIYATVNIVLYACGTFYILNLVANIR; via the exons ATGGACGGTGTTTTGCCGGATTTGACTTGTTCCATCTGCCTCGAATTACTTAATGATCCCCATCAGTTCCCATGTGGACATAGCTACTGCTTCAGCTGCATTAACAGCATGAGGAATCACAACAATTACAGCTGTCCAGAATGTCGAAGAGAATTCACAAACGGGGGCGACATCGTCAGAAACTATAGGCTGGCTAGCATTGCCAATACTTTCAGGGAACACAAACCGAAGGCTGGTGATTCTGTCGTAAAGGGCTCTGAG aGGTCCAGTACCGGTGTGAGCTGGCCACAGTTGTTGTTCATACTTACAACAGTAACTGTCCTGT TGAAAGTGTATACCCTTTGGGGGACCGCCGAAGAAGAGGACGGCACAACGATCAAAATCCACCCCGATAAACAACCAAACCAG GGTGGCTTCTCTCTAGTAGCGGTGGCCTGGTCATTGGTGTAtctcctctccctgctccttcAGGTCCTTTGGCTCCCCCTATGGGGGATTTGGCTGAGTGTCTCCCTGCTATTGTCCttggtggtgtggtgtgtggagTTCATTATGTCCTGTATCTTACTGGTTATAGATGTGTTCTTCAAAGCCATATACGCTACAGTCAACATTGTGTTGTACGCTTGTGGGACGTTTTATATTCTGAACTTGGTTGCTAACATCCGATAG
- the LOC105028535 gene encoding uncharacterized protein LOC105028535 isoform X1, with translation MDGVLPDLTCSICLELLNDPHQFPCGHSYCFSCINSMRNHNNYSCPECRREFTNGGDIVRNYRLASIANTFREHKPKAGDSVVKGSERSSTGVSWPQLLFILTTVTVLLKVYTLWGTAEEEDGTTIKIHPDKQPNQQGGFSLVAVAWSLVYLLSLLLQVLWLPLWGIWLSVSLLLSLVVWCVEFIMSCILLVIDVFFKAIYATVNIVLYACGTFYILNLVANIR, from the exons ATGGACGGTGTTTTGCCGGATTTGACTTGTTCCATCTGCCTCGAATTACTTAATGATCCCCATCAGTTCCCATGTGGACATAGCTACTGCTTCAGCTGCATTAACAGCATGAGGAATCACAACAATTACAGCTGTCCAGAATGTCGAAGAGAATTCACAAACGGGGGCGACATCGTCAGAAACTATAGGCTGGCTAGCATTGCCAATACTTTCAGGGAACACAAACCGAAGGCTGGTGATTCTGTCGTAAAGGGCTCTGAG aGGTCCAGTACCGGTGTGAGCTGGCCACAGTTGTTGTTCATACTTACAACAGTAACTGTCCTGT TGAAAGTGTATACCCTTTGGGGGACCGCCGAAGAAGAGGACGGCACAACGATCAAAATCCACCCCGATAAACAACCAAACCAG CAGGGTGGCTTCTCTCTAGTAGCGGTGGCCTGGTCATTGGTGTAtctcctctccctgctccttcAGGTCCTTTGGCTCCCCCTATGGGGGATTTGGCTGAGTGTCTCCCTGCTATTGTCCttggtggtgtggtgtgtggagTTCATTATGTCCTGTATCTTACTGGTTATAGATGTGTTCTTCAAAGCCATATACGCTACAGTCAACATTGTGTTGTACGCTTGTGGGACGTTTTATATTCTGAACTTGGTTGCTAACATCCGATAG